A window of the Palleronia sp. LCG004 genome harbors these coding sequences:
- a CDS encoding GNAT family N-acetyltransferase gives MVQIRLATPNDTQSVVTLLDALIAAEKRTIPGDEAYVEAHYTGGTSLITHLALEGENVLGLQVLSRSDGNSPYGTPEGWGAIGTHVHPEAGGKGIGRLLFAETLVAARAAGLTTIEAAIGIHNVEGQAYYEAMGFRTWRTTSERNCKRFDLIRAALRG, from the coding sequence ATGGTTCAGATCAGGCTGGCGACCCCTAACGACACCCAGTCCGTCGTCACGCTGCTGGATGCCCTCATCGCAGCCGAAAAGCGTACCATTCCGGGTGATGAAGCTTACGTCGAAGCTCATTATACCGGCGGTACGAGCCTCATCACCCATCTTGCGCTGGAAGGCGAAAATGTCCTCGGGCTCCAGGTCCTCAGCCGGTCTGACGGCAATTCCCCCTACGGCACTCCGGAAGGTTGGGGCGCCATCGGCACCCATGTCCACCCGGAGGCCGGCGGCAAAGGCATCGGCCGACTGCTGTTCGCCGAGACACTCGTTGCAGCCCGCGCTGCCGGTCTGACTACGATCGAGGCGGCCATCGGCATCCACAATGTCGAAGGTCAGGCCTATTACGAGGCTATGGGGTTCCGCACTTGGCGCACCACATCGGAGCGCAACTGCAAGCGTTTCGACCTCATCCGGGCGGCTCTTCGGGGCTGA
- a CDS encoding AraC family transcriptional regulator: MSIAQSTSPLARLLVHCRRFADANAGPDGLAQTPVRGLSVVRILQPGDLMVAVQKPVIAMLLQGRKRVTTLGASFEYAPGEAMVVAADIPTVSRVTRASIAAPYYALVLELDPAILSALIPAVPVRQGETRPVRIEPIDPEVIDAALRLARLLDRPEALSVLGDGLLQELHYWLLTGVHGPAIAALGAHDSHAGRIARAVDLLRRDYARPVRVEELAGAAGMSEPAFHKHFRAITTLSPLQFQKQLRLIEARRLMLTEGAKIAQAAHAVGYASVTQFTREYGRLFHAPPGKDIRVATALA; this comes from the coding sequence ATGAGCATTGCCCAAAGCACTTCGCCTCTTGCCCGACTTCTCGTCCATTGCCGTCGGTTCGCCGACGCGAATGCCGGTCCCGACGGCCTGGCACAGACCCCGGTCCGGGGCCTGAGCGTGGTGCGTATCCTGCAGCCCGGGGATCTCATGGTCGCGGTCCAGAAACCCGTGATCGCGATGCTGCTGCAGGGACGCAAGCGCGTGACCACGCTGGGGGCAAGCTTCGAATACGCGCCGGGCGAGGCCATGGTGGTCGCAGCCGACATTCCGACGGTCAGCCGGGTCACCCGCGCCAGCATTGCGGCCCCCTACTATGCGCTCGTGCTCGAACTCGATCCCGCGATCCTGAGCGCGCTCATCCCCGCCGTCCCGGTCCGGCAGGGCGAGACGCGGCCCGTAAGGATCGAGCCGATCGACCCGGAGGTCATCGACGCCGCGCTTCGCCTTGCACGCCTTCTGGATCGGCCCGAGGCGCTTTCGGTGCTTGGCGACGGCCTGCTGCAAGAGCTCCATTACTGGCTTCTGACGGGGGTCCATGGCCCGGCCATCGCGGCACTCGGTGCGCATGACAGCCACGCGGGGCGGATCGCGCGGGCGGTCGACCTCCTGCGGCGGGACTACGCGCGCCCGGTCCGGGTCGAGGAGCTTGCTGGGGCCGCCGGAATGAGCGAACCCGCCTTCCACAAGCACTTCCGCGCCATCACCACCCTGTCGCCGCTGCAATTCCAGAAACAGCTGCGACTGATCGAAGCGCGGCGCCTCATGCTGACCGAAGGCGCGAAGATCGCACAGGCCGCCCACGCGGTCGGCTACGCCAGCGTGACGCAGTTCACCCGGGAATACGGTCGCTTGTTCCACGCACCCCCCGGAAAGGACATCCGCGTCGCAACGGCCCTCGCCTGA
- a CDS encoding SDR family NAD(P)-dependent oxidoreductase — protein sequence MSKIALVTGANRGLGRNAALAIAKGGSDVIVTYRSNAAQAEEVAAQIREMGRRAVALRLDVADIASFPAFVEALRAELKQSWNRDSFDHLVNNAGHGEFALIEETTEAQFDDLFAVHVKGVFFLAQALLPLLADGGRIVNLSSGLTRVSFPGFAAYAAAKAAVEMLTVYMAREFGTRGIAVNTVAPGAIETDFGGGLVRDNADVNAQFAAMTALGRVGLPDDIGPMIASLLRDDNRWVTAQRIEVSGGQTI from the coding sequence ATGAGCAAGATCGCCCTCGTCACCGGCGCCAATCGCGGGCTCGGCCGCAATGCCGCACTCGCCATCGCCAAGGGCGGCAGCGACGTCATCGTCACCTACCGGTCGAATGCCGCACAGGCGGAGGAGGTCGCGGCCCAGATCCGCGAGATGGGGCGCCGCGCCGTGGCGCTGCGTCTCGACGTGGCCGATATCGCCAGCTTCCCGGCCTTCGTCGAGGCCTTGCGCGCGGAACTGAAGCAGTCCTGGAACCGCGACAGTTTCGATCATCTCGTCAACAATGCCGGTCATGGCGAGTTCGCCCTGATCGAGGAGACCACCGAAGCGCAGTTCGACGATCTGTTCGCGGTCCACGTGAAGGGCGTCTTCTTCCTCGCCCAGGCTCTTCTTCCGCTTCTGGCCGATGGCGGGCGGATCGTGAACCTGTCGTCCGGCCTGACGCGGGTGTCCTTCCCCGGTTTCGCGGCCTATGCGGCGGCGAAGGCGGCGGTCGAGATGCTCACCGTCTACATGGCACGCGAATTCGGCACGCGGGGCATCGCGGTGAACACGGTCGCGCCCGGCGCGATCGAGACCGATTTCGGTGGCGGACTGGTCCGCGACAATGCCGATGTGAACGCCCAGTTCGCCGCGATGACGGCGCTTGGCCGCGTCGGACTGCCGGACGATATCGGTCCGATGATCGCCAGCCTCCTGCGCGACGACAACCGCTGGGTCACCGCACAGCGGATCGAGGTTTCGGGCGGCCAGACGATCTGA
- a CDS encoding RidA family protein, with translation MTIREPIYPAASARHALYDRHGYSPAVRSGEHLFVSGQVGSREDGSAEETFPEQVERAFGNLEAVLQAAGCSFDDIIDVTTFHTDPEVQLPDVLSVKERYFADRPYPTWTAVGVTWLAGFDFEIKVIARIPRE, from the coding sequence ATGACCATCCGAGAACCGATCTACCCCGCCGCCTCTGCCCGCCATGCGCTTTACGACCGGCACGGCTATTCCCCCGCAGTGCGGTCGGGCGAGCACCTGTTCGTGTCGGGTCAGGTCGGAAGCCGCGAAGACGGCTCGGCCGAGGAAACCTTTCCCGAACAGGTCGAACGGGCGTTCGGGAACCTCGAGGCCGTGCTGCAGGCAGCCGGGTGCAGCTTCGACGACATCATCGACGTCACGACCTTCCACACCGATCCGGAGGTGCAACTTCCCGACGTCCTGTCGGTGAAGGAAAGATACTTTGCCGACCGGCCCTACCCGACCTGGACCGCTGTCGGGGTGACCTGGCTGGCGGGCTTCGATTTCGAGATAAAGGTGATCGCGCGCATTCCCCGAGAGTGA
- a CDS encoding TetR/AcrR family transcriptional regulator translates to MARRSRAEMMDETRRKLMASARAAFAEKGFHETSMDDLTSAAGLTRGALYHHFGDKRGLFAAVVDQIDAEMSARAHSLAAAEATVWEALLAEGGAYIEMALDREVQRIVLRDGPAVLGDPARWPSQNRCLDATRGAVRQLLADGVLRPVDVEAASRLLNGAALNAALWIASCEDQAAMLPKAQEAFRMLAEGLLARDVRTADCDADKASD, encoded by the coding sequence ATGGCCAGACGATCACGTGCCGAGATGATGGATGAGACCCGGCGCAAGCTGATGGCATCCGCCCGCGCGGCTTTCGCGGAAAAGGGGTTTCACGAGACGTCGATGGACGATCTCACCTCTGCGGCGGGCCTGACGCGCGGTGCCCTCTACCACCATTTCGGGGACAAGAGGGGTCTTTTCGCGGCCGTGGTCGATCAGATCGATGCGGAAATGTCGGCGCGCGCCCACAGCCTTGCAGCAGCCGAAGCCACGGTGTGGGAGGCCCTTCTGGCCGAGGGCGGGGCCTATATCGAGATGGCCCTCGATCGGGAAGTGCAGCGCATCGTCCTGCGCGACGGGCCCGCGGTGCTTGGCGACCCGGCCCGCTGGCCCAGCCAGAACCGCTGTCTCGACGCGACACGCGGGGCGGTCAGACAGCTCCTGGCCGATGGCGTGTTGCGGCCCGTGGATGTCGAGGCGGCGTCCCGGCTTCTGAACGGTGCTGCCCTCAACGCGGCGCTGTGGATCGCGTCCTGCGAGGATCAGGCGGCGATGCTGCCGAAGGCGCAGGAGGCGTTCCGGATGCTCGCGGAAGGTCTGCTTGCCCGCGACGTCCGCACGGCGGATTGCGACGCCGATAAAGCATCCGACTAA